The Natrinema sp. DC36 genome includes the window GTACTGCGTTTGATGGTAGGCTAAGAGCCATACGACCGGTCGTCATTCCCTCCTGTCGAAAAGGTCAGGAAAACCAAGGTCCAACAAACTTTATACCAAGGCGGGTTGCCGCCCGCTGCATGGCGCTGAACAAACTCAGACGCTTGGACCAGAACTCGCTCGGGATCACCCTGCCGAAAGACGATCTCCGCGTCGAGGGGCTACTCGACGAACACGGCGACCTCGAGGGAGAACACCACCTCCACATCCGCCACATCGGTGACGGTGAATGGACGGTCGAACTCGTCGAGGGGATCGACGCGTGAGTGCTGGTCTACTCGAGGAGGTCAGGCGAGAACAACGCCGGGAACTCGAGCGGGAAGCGAGGAAAGCGATCGCCCAGTTGCTTGGGGAAGCCAACAACTTTGAGCAACTATCGAGTTAGCTCTAACCAACAGTTCCGTATCGGAATTCCAACCGCTAAAAATAAAACCGAAAGAGACGACTCTTAACCGTCTGCGTTAGTTCATCACCGTCTCGGATCCGTCGTAGGTGCCGATGATGGTGATATTGTCTTGAGCACAACTCACTGTCTCTGTCTGACCAACAGACGGGTCGTTAAACGGCCCAGCGCTACTACCACCGTCACACTGATATTCAACGGAATCGAGTCGGTCGATGCTGACGATTTTGACATCCGTCGAACTGTTGTTCTGCTCGTTCATTTGGAAACCGGCCTGCGGGTTCTGGCTCTGTCCCTGCCCCATGTCGAGAACAAACGCGGCGATCACGGCCGCGAGAATCACGGTGATTGCTACCATGAGAATGACCCCGATAACAGGGCTCACTGCACGTTCATCGTCCGATCCGATTAGCTTCTGCCGCACTGATTTTCCATCTATCATTTGAATCACGCACCGGCCGTGAACGGTGAGAAGTCTTATCTAACTCCTCGTGGAACCGAGGATCGCAGTTAGGGGGATTGGAACCACCTCACCTTGCTTTCTCGAGCCGCCGTCGTCCGATGCCTAATAGCAAGCAGTCAACCGGGTCCATATATACTTAAGGGATAGTGAAGTTCAGTTCCATTGATAACGCTTTCAGAACTGATAATTAGTGGGCGCTATCTCGGTTCCAGCGGGTCCTTGAAGCTAAGCTGTCTTGCGGTTTTATAATTTCCTGCTGAAACGATACGAATTTGTCGGCTCGAGCGAACGGTGTGGGTATGCCACCTGACGGGACGCTCGTCACCGAGGCCGACTTCGCGCGCACCTACGACGGCGGGGCCTACGACGATGCATGGACAGCGGTTCAACAGTATCGACGAGTCGCTGCCTACCGGATCGATCATCCCGATGCGGGATACACGGCGATTTCGAACCGACTCGAGATCCCGCTCGGTCGCGTCCGCTCGTGGATCGACTACGAGCGCACCCCGAATGTCGTGGCCGGCCTTCGGACAGCCCACGAGCGCGGGTGGATCGACATCACCTACGAGGACGACCAGTTTACTGCGCTCAACGCGCTCGTCGCGAACGTGTATTCGGGCGGTTCGATCAATAGCGAGAACTGGCAACCGCTGTTCGCGCTGAACGAGCGCGGCTTCAACTCACATTGTATCGATGTGCTCGAGCTCGCGGGCGTCGGTCACACGGTTCACGAGGATGCCGACGAGATACGCGGTCCAGTTGTCCGACCCGGCGAGGACGGCGCAATCCTCGGTCGGGTACTCCACGTACTCGGCACACCGATCGGGAAGAAATCGGAACTCGAGGATTTTGCACTTCCGTGGTATCTCGAGGATGCGCCCATAGATGTCCGTGAGACGTTCGTCTACTGCTATCTGGCGAACCGTGCGTATACGGACCCGTCGAGCGAGTCAATGCAGATTATCGAAGAACGTTCACAGTCCTACCGCGAGGAGCTGGCAGCGTTGATTCAATCAGTTGCCGGCGAACCCGTCACGGCCGGTGAGAAGTCGGTAACGATCTCGGCGGCTGCAACTCGCTCGCTCGGTCACCTGCCCGAACACCGTCTCTCGCCCGACGAAGCGGAGTGAGCGGTTTCGGACGCTATTTCTCCAACTCTTCGGCCTCGAGCTCACCCTCGAGATACGCGCGCCCACGGTCGGTGATCTGGTACAGCCCCTCGTCGACGCGATCGACGAGGCCGGCGTCGCGCAGCTTCCCGAGCCGAGTACTCAGATAGTGCCGCGAATAGTCGATATTCGCCTCGAGGACGCGAGGGGAAAGAATCAGATCGGTGTCCGCGAGAGTCTCGAGGATGCGGTCATCGGCTTGCGTCATCCACGATACCCTCGGTCTTCGCATACAGTCACGTCCCATACCGGCATTTTATCAATACTGATTGGATTCCTCGGCATCAACATTCGGTTCACTGTAGATTAACGAACGGTCGGTTAAGTATAAGTAAGTGGGATGTTTCGGTGTCGCCAACGGAAGCCAGACGGACCCGCCGCTGCCCGGTCGGGTCCTCGTCAGAAACGCGGACCCGGTGTTAGGGGCACCGGCCCGCTGGCTACCGTAAACCAGCTACGGAAGCATGTATTCGCGCAACGCAACGGGGGATAAAGCCCCCGATAGACCGCATCGATCGGCCCACGGCCCACAGCCCACGGCCGCCTCGAGTTCCGATATCGGAACTATCGGAATCACGGAGAACCGCCGTTCAACACTCACGGAAGCGAGTCAGTCACCGAAAGCGATTATTTTCGGAACTATCGGAAACCGCACTCCGACGACTAAGGGAGTCGGGTTCAATCGGTATAATCGACCGATGGACAGCAGCCGCGCGCGCCCCCGGTCCTACACAGTGGCGCGCACGGTGAGTCCGCGGTCCCACAACAGTGAGACCATGACCAAACTGGCACGCTACCACGGTAAGAGTACCGGATACTGTAACAACAGCGATACACTCGAGACACCGAGCATCGGATTGAATCGATGACGGGGAGGTCTCGAGATCCGGGTCAGCTTCCACCGCGGAAGGCCGTTGAGCGATATCTTCGCCGCCGCCGATCCGACTCGACGGACTCGAGCGTAACTGCGTGGAAGTACCGGCTGAAGTTGTTCGTTGAGTGGGCGGAAGGAATCGGAATCGAACGCGTCGAGCAACTCCAGGGCTACGATCTCGACGAATACTTCGAACTCCGGAGTTCGAAAATCGCACCTGCAACTCTTGAGGGAGAGATGTGGACCCTGAAGAAGTTTGTCGAGTACCTGGAGCAGTTGGACGCTGTCGATCGGGGACTGGCTAAGTCGGTTCGAATCCCCGATCTCGACAAAGAAGATCGGACGGACGACGTAACGTTCCCTGCGGAAGAAGCGTTGCCCCAGCTCCAGTACTTCCGTGTATCCGAGAAACACCGCGCAACCCGTGCGCATGCGTTCCTCGAACTCGCGTGGTATACGGGCGCTCGACAGGGTGGCCTTCGAGCGCTCGATGCCCGTGATGTCGATCTCGACGAGAACTTCGTCGAGTTTCATCACCGACCGGAGACTGATACGCCGTTGAAGAACAAACTGAAAGGGGAGCGGCCGGTGGCGGTTCCACCGGCTGTGAGCGATATTCTCTGTGAGTACATCGACGACTACCGGTACGATACCCGCGATGATCACGGTCGCCAACCTCTCCTCGCCAGTGCTCGAGGACGGCCTGGAACGAATACGATTCGCGTTTGGTCGTACCTCGCGACGCAACCGTGTCTTCGGGTATCTTGCCCGCACCAGAAGGTTCGTGAGCGGTGCAAATGGACGGAGTACGCCCACGCGAGTAAGTGCCCCTCGAGTCGGTCACCGCACAAGATCCGAGCGGGTAGTATCACTTGGCAGTTGAACCGCGGCATTCCTCCGGAGGTCGTCGCGGACCGGGTGAACGCTACTCAGGACGTGATCTATGATCACTACGATTGGGCGACGGAGGAACAGCGCTGGCGTCGCTACCGGGAGAACCTCGAGCGGCGTCGGAACCACATCGAGAAGTTAGATTCTGACGATCATGACAACTGACACACTAACCGAGAGTCATCGACAGCGAGAGCATAGCGAGAGTACTATCAATTACGTTAGTTCAAAACTGCGCCGGCCCACTTTCTCCCGCACCGCAGACTCGTCACTCCGTTCCTCGTATTGCGGTGCGGGGAAATGGACCCAAGCAGATTCGAACCACGGTCGGAGCAAAGCTCCTCCCTGATTCGAATCTGCGCCGGCCTCTACTACTCCAACCTTCGATATCTGCGCCGATCCACTGCATACAGCATCTTCCCACCGAGACTGTCCAGTCCGTGACCTGACTTAAGAGATATCTCCACTCGAGGCGTTCGGTTCCGAGACGACGAATTCAGCCAGTTCTTCCTTCGAATGATCTTCGATCAAATGCTCGTCGACGTTCTGGTTCTCAGGGAGGTCTTTGTGACAGAGGGGACATTCGACTGGTGGTTGGGTGCTCATATCTCCCCCAGTGGTCTGACAGGCAAAAGCCTCTGGCTGGCAATCTCGGTTTTCAGTCACTACAGACGGGCACTGATCGCGAGGACGGTGGTTCGCGATGGCCCGTCTCGTCGAGTTCGACGAGTGCGACCGGACTAGACTATCGAATTATTTCTATCCATGACAAAAAGAGGGAGTGCTCCAGTGCCCGCTGTCCACACCTCACGATCAGTACCC containing:
- a CDS encoding tyrosine-type recombinase/integrase, whose protein sequence is MTGRSRDPGQLPPRKAVERYLRRRRSDSTDSSVTAWKYRLKLFVEWAEGIGIERVEQLQGYDLDEYFELRSSKIAPATLEGEMWTLKKFVEYLEQLDAVDRGLAKSVRIPDLDKEDRTDDVTFPAEEALPQLQYFRVSEKHRATRAHAFLELAWYTGARQGGLRALDARDVDLDENFVEFHHRPETDTPLKNKLKGERPVAVPPAVSDILCEYIDDYRYDTRDDHGRQPLLASARGRPGTNTIRVWSYLATQPCLRVSCPHQKVRERCKWTEYAHASKCPSSRSPHKIRAGSITWQLNRGIPPEVVADRVNATQDVIYDHYDWATEEQRWRRYRENLERRRNHIEKLDSDDHDN
- a CDS encoding MarR family transcriptional regulator, which codes for MTQADDRILETLADTDLILSPRVLEANIDYSRHYLSTRLGKLRDAGLVDRVDEGLYQITDRGRAYLEGELEAEELEK
- a CDS encoding type IV pilin N-terminal domain-containing protein, producing the protein MIDGKSVRQKLIGSDDERAVSPVIGVILMVAITVILAAVIAAFVLDMGQGQSQNPQAGFQMNEQNNSSTDVKIVSIDRLDSVEYQCDGGSSAGPFNDPSVGQTETVSCAQDNITIIGTYDGSETVMN